A genome region from Oncorhynchus tshawytscha isolate Ot180627B unplaced genomic scaffold, Otsh_v2.0 Un_contig_11440_pilon_pilon, whole genome shotgun sequence includes the following:
- the LOC112255392 gene encoding protein boule-like isoform X1, whose amino-acid sequence MENEITLISICTQTSTPSPPPAPVSHDPSNDTSPSHHAPRFGTIIPNRIFVGGIDFKTNESDLRRFFSQHGAVKEVKIVIDRAGVSKGYGFVTFETQEDTERILHDADRLCFRDKRLNIGQAVRKQQVGGHPNSFSVSSHTPAMIPTPCGTMYLTTPTGYPYTYHNGVAYFHTPEMSPSTPYHWPSRSVPGSPVMLTHQPPPIYQQPAYHHYQAPTQCHPSHLQWNVPQSPVPSSPVLYMQPSELLYQPMEQPSDGGCVQPAMPLIEAPIPEVDNILTWVLFITLKTEEKNDLGPIRKQFIDHMVQPAYNHTLSYYPQSPGGMTPVMIQQEPGKEQKFHAMRRGYPSSPVSLKPRYGRNPHYAHLRKEYRPEITTDPSPPSATEPLK is encoded by the exons ATGGAGAACGAAATAACA CTAATCTCAATCTGCACGCAGACCagcactccctctcctcctcctgctccagtGTCTCATGACCCCAGCAACgacacctctccctctcaccatgcCCCCCGCTTTGGCACCATCATCCCTAACCGCATCTTTGTGGGAGGCATTGATTTCAAG ACCAATGAGAGCGACCTGAGACGCTTCTTCTCCCAGCATGGAGCAGTGAAGGAGGTGAAGATAGTGATTGACCGTGCTGGGGTGTCAAAAGG ATATGGCTTTGTTACCTTTGAGACCCAGGAGGATACAGAGAGAATCCTTCATGAT GCTGACAGACTGTGCTTCCGGGACAAGAGGCTCAACATCGGCCAGGCCGTCCGCAAGCAGCAAGTGGGAGGTCACC CAAACAGCTTCTCTGTGTCCAGCCATACTCCTGCCATGATACCCACCCCCTGTGGAACCATGTACCTCACCACCCCTACGGGGTACCCCTACACCTACCACAACGGAGTGGCTTACTTCCACACCCCAGAGATGAGCCCCTCCACCCCCTACCACTGGCCC TCCCGCTCAGTGCCTGGCTCTCCAGTCATGCTgacccaccagcctccacccaTCTACCAGCAGCCAGCCTACCATCACTACCAG GCCCCTACACAGTGTCACCCTAGTCACCTGCAATGGAACGTTCCTCAG tctccaGTGCCCTCCAGCCCAGTGTTGTACATGCAGCCCTCTGAGCTCCTGTACCAGCCCATGGAGCAGCCCAGCGACGGGGGCTGTGTCCAGCCTGCCATGCCCCTCATAGAGGCCCCCATCCCAGAGGTTGATAACATCCTGACCTGGGTCCTGTTCATTACGCTCAAAACTGAGGAAAAAAACGACCTTGGTCCAATAAGAAAG CAGTTCATCGACCACATGGTGCAACCAGCCTACAATCACACGTTATCATACTACCCACAAAGTCCAGGGGGGATGACACCTGTGATGATACAGCAAGAACCAGGAAAG GAACAGAAGTTCCACGCCATGAGGCGAGGTTACCCCTCCTCGCCGGTCAGCCTGAAGCCCAGGTACGGCCGCAACCCGCACTACGCCCACCTGCGCAAGGAGTACCGCCCAGAAATCACCActgacccctcccctccctccgccACCGAACCACTCAAGTAG
- the LOC112255392 gene encoding protein boule-like isoform X2 — translation MENEITTSTPSPPPAPVSHDPSNDTSPSHHAPRFGTIIPNRIFVGGIDFKTNESDLRRFFSQHGAVKEVKIVIDRAGVSKGYGFVTFETQEDTERILHDADRLCFRDKRLNIGQAVRKQQVGGHPNSFSVSSHTPAMIPTPCGTMYLTTPTGYPYTYHNGVAYFHTPEMSPSTPYHWPSRSVPGSPVMLTHQPPPIYQQPAYHHYQAPTQCHPSHLQWNVPQSPVPSSPVLYMQPSELLYQPMEQPSDGGCVQPAMPLIEAPIPEVDNILTWVLFITLKTEEKNDLGPIRKQFIDHMVQPAYNHTLSYYPQSPGGMTPVMIQQEPGKEQKFHAMRRGYPSSPVSLKPRYGRNPHYAHLRKEYRPEITTDPSPPSATEPLK, via the exons ATGGAGAACGAAATAACA ACCagcactccctctcctcctcctgctccagtGTCTCATGACCCCAGCAACgacacctctccctctcaccatgcCCCCCGCTTTGGCACCATCATCCCTAACCGCATCTTTGTGGGAGGCATTGATTTCAAG ACCAATGAGAGCGACCTGAGACGCTTCTTCTCCCAGCATGGAGCAGTGAAGGAGGTGAAGATAGTGATTGACCGTGCTGGGGTGTCAAAAGG ATATGGCTTTGTTACCTTTGAGACCCAGGAGGATACAGAGAGAATCCTTCATGAT GCTGACAGACTGTGCTTCCGGGACAAGAGGCTCAACATCGGCCAGGCCGTCCGCAAGCAGCAAGTGGGAGGTCACC CAAACAGCTTCTCTGTGTCCAGCCATACTCCTGCCATGATACCCACCCCCTGTGGAACCATGTACCTCACCACCCCTACGGGGTACCCCTACACCTACCACAACGGAGTGGCTTACTTCCACACCCCAGAGATGAGCCCCTCCACCCCCTACCACTGGCCC TCCCGCTCAGTGCCTGGCTCTCCAGTCATGCTgacccaccagcctccacccaTCTACCAGCAGCCAGCCTACCATCACTACCAG GCCCCTACACAGTGTCACCCTAGTCACCTGCAATGGAACGTTCCTCAG tctccaGTGCCCTCCAGCCCAGTGTTGTACATGCAGCCCTCTGAGCTCCTGTACCAGCCCATGGAGCAGCCCAGCGACGGGGGCTGTGTCCAGCCTGCCATGCCCCTCATAGAGGCCCCCATCCCAGAGGTTGATAACATCCTGACCTGGGTCCTGTTCATTACGCTCAAAACTGAGGAAAAAAACGACCTTGGTCCAATAAGAAAG CAGTTCATCGACCACATGGTGCAACCAGCCTACAATCACACGTTATCATACTACCCACAAAGTCCAGGGGGGATGACACCTGTGATGATACAGCAAGAACCAGGAAAG GAACAGAAGTTCCACGCCATGAGGCGAGGTTACCCCTCCTCGCCGGTCAGCCTGAAGCCCAGGTACGGCCGCAACCCGCACTACGCCCACCTGCGCAAGGAGTACCGCCCAGAAATCACCActgacccctcccctccctccgccACCGAACCACTCAAGTAG
- the LOC112255392 gene encoding protein boule-like isoform X3: MENEITLISICTQTSTPSPPPAPVSHDPSNDTSPSHHAPRFGTIIPNRIFVGGIDFKTNESDLRRFFSQHGAVKEVKIVIDRAGVSKGYGFVTFETQEDTERILHDADRLCFRDKRLNIGQAVRKQQVGGHPNSFSVSSHTPAMIPTPCGTMYLTTPTGYPYTYHNGVAYFHTPEMSPSTPYHWPSRSVPGSPVMLTHQPPPIYQQPAYHHYQAPTQCHPSHLQWNVPQSPVPSSPVLYMQPSELLYQPMEQPSDGGCVQPAMPLIEAPIPEQQFIDHMVQPAYNHTLSYYPQSPGGMTPVMIQQEPGKEQKFHAMRRGYPSSPVSLKPRYGRNPHYAHLRKEYRPEITTDPSPPSATEPLK, from the exons ATGGAGAACGAAATAACA CTAATCTCAATCTGCACGCAGACCagcactccctctcctcctcctgctccagtGTCTCATGACCCCAGCAACgacacctctccctctcaccatgcCCCCCGCTTTGGCACCATCATCCCTAACCGCATCTTTGTGGGAGGCATTGATTTCAAG ACCAATGAGAGCGACCTGAGACGCTTCTTCTCCCAGCATGGAGCAGTGAAGGAGGTGAAGATAGTGATTGACCGTGCTGGGGTGTCAAAAGG ATATGGCTTTGTTACCTTTGAGACCCAGGAGGATACAGAGAGAATCCTTCATGAT GCTGACAGACTGTGCTTCCGGGACAAGAGGCTCAACATCGGCCAGGCCGTCCGCAAGCAGCAAGTGGGAGGTCACC CAAACAGCTTCTCTGTGTCCAGCCATACTCCTGCCATGATACCCACCCCCTGTGGAACCATGTACCTCACCACCCCTACGGGGTACCCCTACACCTACCACAACGGAGTGGCTTACTTCCACACCCCAGAGATGAGCCCCTCCACCCCCTACCACTGGCCC TCCCGCTCAGTGCCTGGCTCTCCAGTCATGCTgacccaccagcctccacccaTCTACCAGCAGCCAGCCTACCATCACTACCAG GCCCCTACACAGTGTCACCCTAGTCACCTGCAATGGAACGTTCCTCAG tctccaGTGCCCTCCAGCCCAGTGTTGTACATGCAGCCCTCTGAGCTCCTGTACCAGCCCATGGAGCAGCCCAGCGACGGGGGCTGTGTCCAGCCTGCCATGCCCCTCATAGAGGCCCCCATCCCAGAG CAGCAGTTCATCGACCACATGGTGCAACCAGCCTACAATCACACGTTATCATACTACCCACAAAGTCCAGGGGGGATGACACCTGTGATGATACAGCAAGAACCAGGAAAG GAACAGAAGTTCCACGCCATGAGGCGAGGTTACCCCTCCTCGCCGGTCAGCCTGAAGCCCAGGTACGGCCGCAACCCGCACTACGCCCACCTGCGCAAGGAGTACCGCCCAGAAATCACCActgacccctcccctccctccgccACCGAACCACTCAAGTAG
- the LOC112255392 gene encoding protein boule-like isoform X4, with translation MENEITLISICTQTSTPSPPPAPVSHDPSNDTSPSHHAPRFGTIIPNRIFVGGIDFKTNESDLRRFFSQHGAVKEVKIVIDRAGVSKGYGFVTFETQEDTERILHDADRLCFRDKRLNIGQAVRKQQVGGHPNSFSVSSHTPAMIPTPCGTMYLTTPTGYPYTYHNGVAYFHTPEMSPSTPYHWPSRSVPGSPVMLTHQPPPIYQQPAYHHYQAPTQCHPSHLQWNVPQSPVPSSPVLYMQPSELLYQPMEQPSDGGCVQPAMPLIEAPIPEQFIDHMVQPAYNHTLSYYPQSPGGMTPVMIQQEPGKEQKFHAMRRGYPSSPVSLKPRYGRNPHYAHLRKEYRPEITTDPSPPSATEPLK, from the exons ATGGAGAACGAAATAACA CTAATCTCAATCTGCACGCAGACCagcactccctctcctcctcctgctccagtGTCTCATGACCCCAGCAACgacacctctccctctcaccatgcCCCCCGCTTTGGCACCATCATCCCTAACCGCATCTTTGTGGGAGGCATTGATTTCAAG ACCAATGAGAGCGACCTGAGACGCTTCTTCTCCCAGCATGGAGCAGTGAAGGAGGTGAAGATAGTGATTGACCGTGCTGGGGTGTCAAAAGG ATATGGCTTTGTTACCTTTGAGACCCAGGAGGATACAGAGAGAATCCTTCATGAT GCTGACAGACTGTGCTTCCGGGACAAGAGGCTCAACATCGGCCAGGCCGTCCGCAAGCAGCAAGTGGGAGGTCACC CAAACAGCTTCTCTGTGTCCAGCCATACTCCTGCCATGATACCCACCCCCTGTGGAACCATGTACCTCACCACCCCTACGGGGTACCCCTACACCTACCACAACGGAGTGGCTTACTTCCACACCCCAGAGATGAGCCCCTCCACCCCCTACCACTGGCCC TCCCGCTCAGTGCCTGGCTCTCCAGTCATGCTgacccaccagcctccacccaTCTACCAGCAGCCAGCCTACCATCACTACCAG GCCCCTACACAGTGTCACCCTAGTCACCTGCAATGGAACGTTCCTCAG tctccaGTGCCCTCCAGCCCAGTGTTGTACATGCAGCCCTCTGAGCTCCTGTACCAGCCCATGGAGCAGCCCAGCGACGGGGGCTGTGTCCAGCCTGCCATGCCCCTCATAGAGGCCCCCATCCCAGAG CAGTTCATCGACCACATGGTGCAACCAGCCTACAATCACACGTTATCATACTACCCACAAAGTCCAGGGGGGATGACACCTGTGATGATACAGCAAGAACCAGGAAAG GAACAGAAGTTCCACGCCATGAGGCGAGGTTACCCCTCCTCGCCGGTCAGCCTGAAGCCCAGGTACGGCCGCAACCCGCACTACGCCCACCTGCGCAAGGAGTACCGCCCAGAAATCACCActgacccctcccctccctccgccACCGAACCACTCAAGTAG